In Monodelphis domestica isolate mMonDom1 chromosome 4, mMonDom1.pri, whole genome shotgun sequence, one DNA window encodes the following:
- the TMC4 gene encoding transmembrane channel-like protein 4 isoform X7, with protein MEAGGASGGQWVPRGPGPGPSLPALLSQLPSSATVRYRGPGIPPWGAPEPCLEQSGQGHQARGKAAPATSPEEPPESQALRELPWPMEAKRYLWKRQGDRPTKQVVGMRGSKGALLLGRAWAPLAGIPKMLEPWRTTLMKIGGQYGAGTESYFRLLRFLLGLNILGALFQGALTLLPLFLLGPLPQPPSPGVSQPCGSYDPRPGGLVDYPTLLTNLLSGEGHLEWSPLFYGFYPVQLRGGTFQLPLAYLLSTFVSGLLCLLLILRRSVSGLKQTLLSESGALTSYSHRIFSAWDFRLQGAGPAELRRRALRYELQVELEEAAARKSAEARSRGQWAALWGARTLLNLLMLALLGAAFYGIYWATDPDGRLQNDRVVQEVPILKLLVAYLPSIFMSGANLILPPVLGLLTGLEGYTRSRQVQLILLRTVFLRLASLVVLLGSLWKQITCGGNPEAEACATCGYAYRELPCWETRLGQEMYKLLLFDLLTCLAVPLLVQFPRKLLGSMCGGPLGRLLGTLEFQVPDEVLGLVYGQTLVWVGGFYCPLLALLNTAKFLLLFYLKRFTLFTFFSPASRTFRASTANFFFPLVLLLGLALSAVPVLYGIFVIPPSKLCGPFQGQVNIWASIPNAIQGLSQGVRDFLFSLGTLSFAVPLMLASSILMVYTLTLASSYGRLVSTLKGHIKMESESKVLLAKRIVELGGKNHDLH; from the exons ATGGAGGCTGGGGGAGCCAGTGGGGGCCAGTGGGTCCCCCGGGGGCCTGGCCCAG GCCCATCCCTGCCAGCCCTCCTTAGCCAGCTCCCCAGCTCAGCCACAGTGAGATACCGGGGACCCGGGATACCTCCCTGGGGAGCCCCAGAGCCATGTCTGGAGCAGAGCGGGCAGGGCCACCAAGCACGGGGAAAAGCTGCCCCAGCAACGTCCCCAGAAGAGCCCCCGGAATCCCAGGCCCTTCGGGAGCTGCCCTGGCCCATGGAGGCCAAACGCTATCTATG GAAGCGTCAAGGGGACAGGCCGACCAAGCAGGTGGTGGGCATGAGAGGATCCAAGGGGGCCCTGCTCCTGGGCCGAGCTTGGGCTCCTTTGGCTGGAATCCCAAAGATGCTAGAACCCTGGAGGACCACCCTGATGAAGATTGGGG gCCAGTACGGGGCAGGCACCGAGTCCTACTTCAGACTACTTCGCTTCCTGCTGGGCCTGAACATTCTGGGGGCCTTGTTCCAAGGAGCTCTGACCCTGCTGCCTCTCTTCCTGTTGggtcccctcccccagcccccctcTCCTGGGGTCTCTCAGCCTTGTGGCTCCTATGACCCTCGGCCTGGGGGCCTGGTGGACTACCCCACCCTCCTCACCAACCTGCTCTCTGGAGAG GGTCACCTGGAGTGGTCCCCCCTCTTCTATGGCTTCTACCCAGTGCAGCTGAGAGGTGGCACCTTCCAGCTGCCCCTCGCCTACCTGTTGTCCACATTTGTGTCGGGCCTCCTGTGCCTTCTTCTGATCCTCCGCAG GTCGGTATCAGGCCTCAAGCAGACCCTGCTCAGCGAATCCGGGGCTCTCACCAGCTACAGCCACCGGATCTTCTCCGCCTGGGACTTCAGGCTCCAGGGCGCCGGCCCGGCGGAGCTCCGCAGGCGAGCGCTCCGCTACGAGCTGCAG GTGGAACTGGAGGAGGCCGCAGCGAGGAAGAGCGCGGAGGCCCGGAGCCGGGGGCAGTGGGCTGCGCTGTGGGGGGCTCGGACCCTCCTTAACCTGCTTATGCTGGCCTTGCTCGGGGCAGCCTTCTACGGGATCTACTGGGCCACGGACCCCGACGGGAGGCTGCAG AACGACCGTGTGGTCCAGGAAGTCCCCATTCTGAAGCTGCTGGTCGCCTATCTGCCGTCCATCTTCATGTCCGGTGCTAACCTGATCCTGCCGCCCGTCTTGGGCCTTCTCACCGGCCTCGAGGGCTACACTCGGAGCCGCCAGGTCCAGCTCATCCTCCTCAG gaCCGTGTTTCTCCGGCTGGCCTCGCTCGTGGTCCTGCTCGGGTCCCTCTGGAAGCAGATCACCTGTGGGGGCAACCCCGAGGCTGAGGCCTGCGCCACCTGCGGCTACGCCTACAGGGAACTACCG TGTTGGGAGACTCGGCTAGGGCAGGAGATGTACAAGCTGCTGCTGTTTGACCTGCTGACCTGCCTGGCCGTGCCTCTGCTGGTTCAGTTCCCACGCAA ACTCCTGGGCAGTATGTGTGGGGGTCCTCTGGGCCGGCTGTTGGGAACCCTGGAGTTCCAAGTCCCCGACGAAGTATTGGGGCTGGTGTACGGCCAGACACTTGTCTGGGTTGGTGGCTTCTACTGCCCCCTCCTGGCGCTGCTCAATACAGCCAAGTTCCTACTCCTCTTCTACCTAAAGAGG TTTACTCTCTTCACCTTCTTCTCACCGGCTTCTCGCACCTTCCGGGCCTCCACAGCGAACTTCTTCTTCCCACTGGTGCTGCTCCTGGGCTTGGCCCTGTCCGCTGTCCCTGTGCTCTATGGCATTTTCGT GATCCCACCGTCCAAGCTGTGTGGCCCCTTCCAGGGTCAAGTAAACATTTGGGCTTCAATACCTAATGCCATCCAGGGCCTGTCTCAGGGGGTCCgagattttcttttctccctgggGACCCTCAGCTTCGCTGTCCCTCTGATGCTGGCGTCCAG CATTCTGATGGTCTACACCTTAACGCTGGCCAGCTCCTACGGCCGCCTGGTCTCCACGCTGAAGGGACACATCAAGATG gagAGCGAGAGTAAAGTGCTGTTGGCCAAGAGGATTGTGGAGCTCGGCGGGAAGAACCACGACCTCCACTGA
- the TMC4 gene encoding transmembrane channel-like protein 4 isoform X2: protein MEAGGASGGQWVPRGPGPGPSLPALLSQLPSSATVRYRGPGIPPWGAPEPCLEQSGQGHQARGKAAPATSPEEPPESQALRELPWPMEAKRYLWKRQGDRPTKQVVGMRGSKGALLLGRAWAPLAGIPKMLEPWRTTLMKIGGEWGPGTSGPPAGPGPGPTDVPLFPPGQYGAGTESYFRLLRFLLGLNILGALFQGALTLLPLFLLGPLPQPPSPGVSQPCGSYDPRPGGLVDYPTLLTNLLSGEGHLEWSPLFYGFYPVQLRGGTFQLPLAYLLSTFVSGLLCLLLILRRWDGGRALFPRAPGPRSPSHKPPAALSPADSTPRSVSGLKQTLLSESGALTSYSHRIFSAWDFRLQGAGPAELRRRALRYELQVTGGTAERAGPWTGPTSRGREELGTELRARGETNSPGLDRADSRRSVLPPGQVELEEAAARKSAEARSRGQWAALWGARTLLNLLMLALLGAAFYGIYWATDPDGRLQNDRVVQEVPILKLLVAYLPSIFMSGANLILPPVLGLLTGLEGYTRSRQVQLILLRTVFLRLASLVVLLGSLWKQITCGGNPEAEACATCGYAYRELPCWETRLGQEMYKLLLFDLLTCLAVPLLVQFPRKLLGSMCGGPLGRLLGTLEFQVPDEVLGLVYGQTLVWVGGFYCPLLALLNTAKFLLLFYLKRFTLFTFFSPASRTFRASTANFFFPLVLLLGLALSAVPVLYGIFVIPPSKLCGPFQGQVNIWASIPNAIQGLSQGVRDFLFSLGTLSFAVPLMLASSILMVYTLTLASSYGRLVSTLKGHIKMESESKVLLAKRIVELGGKNHDLH, encoded by the exons ATGGAGGCTGGGGGAGCCAGTGGGGGCCAGTGGGTCCCCCGGGGGCCTGGCCCAG GCCCATCCCTGCCAGCCCTCCTTAGCCAGCTCCCCAGCTCAGCCACAGTGAGATACCGGGGACCCGGGATACCTCCCTGGGGAGCCCCAGAGCCATGTCTGGAGCAGAGCGGGCAGGGCCACCAAGCACGGGGAAAAGCTGCCCCAGCAACGTCCCCAGAAGAGCCCCCGGAATCCCAGGCCCTTCGGGAGCTGCCCTGGCCCATGGAGGCCAAACGCTATCTATG GAAGCGTCAAGGGGACAGGCCGACCAAGCAGGTGGTGGGCATGAGAGGATCCAAGGGGGCCCTGCTCCTGGGCCGAGCTTGGGCTCCTTTGGCTGGAATCCCAAAGATGCTAGAACCCTGGAGGACCACCCTGATGAAGATTGGGGGTGAGTGGGGCCCAGGGACATCGGGGCCCCCTGCAGGGCCTGGACCGGGGCCCACTGACgtccccctcttccctccaggCCAGTACGGGGCAGGCACCGAGTCCTACTTCAGACTACTTCGCTTCCTGCTGGGCCTGAACATTCTGGGGGCCTTGTTCCAAGGAGCTCTGACCCTGCTGCCTCTCTTCCTGTTGggtcccctcccccagcccccctcTCCTGGGGTCTCTCAGCCTTGTGGCTCCTATGACCCTCGGCCTGGGGGCCTGGTGGACTACCCCACCCTCCTCACCAACCTGCTCTCTGGAGAG GGTCACCTGGAGTGGTCCCCCCTCTTCTATGGCTTCTACCCAGTGCAGCTGAGAGGTGGCACCTTCCAGCTGCCCCTCGCCTACCTGTTGTCCACATTTGTGTCGGGCCTCCTGTGCCTTCTTCTGATCCTCCGCAGGTGGGATGGCGGGAGGGCTCTATTTCCCAGGGCCCCTGGGCCCAGAAGCCCCTCCCACAAACCTCCGGCAGCTCTGAGCCCCGCTGACTCCACCCCCAGGTCGGTATCAGGCCTCAAGCAGACCCTGCTCAGCGAATCCGGGGCTCTCACCAGCTACAGCCACCGGATCTTCTCCGCCTGGGACTTCAGGCTCCAGGGCGCCGGCCCGGCGGAGCTCCGCAGGCGAGCGCTCCGCTACGAGCTGCAGGTAACCGGGGGGACGGCAGAGAGAGCAGGACCATGGACAGGGCCCACCAGCCGAGGGCGGGAGGAGCTCGGAACGGAGCTGAGAGCGCGCGGGGAGACAAACTCCCCGGGACTGGACCGGGCAGACTCACGGCGGTCTGTTCTCCCGCCTGGCCAGGTGGAACTGGAGGAGGCCGCAGCGAGGAAGAGCGCGGAGGCCCGGAGCCGGGGGCAGTGGGCTGCGCTGTGGGGGGCTCGGACCCTCCTTAACCTGCTTATGCTGGCCTTGCTCGGGGCAGCCTTCTACGGGATCTACTGGGCCACGGACCCCGACGGGAGGCTGCAG AACGACCGTGTGGTCCAGGAAGTCCCCATTCTGAAGCTGCTGGTCGCCTATCTGCCGTCCATCTTCATGTCCGGTGCTAACCTGATCCTGCCGCCCGTCTTGGGCCTTCTCACCGGCCTCGAGGGCTACACTCGGAGCCGCCAGGTCCAGCTCATCCTCCTCAG gaCCGTGTTTCTCCGGCTGGCCTCGCTCGTGGTCCTGCTCGGGTCCCTCTGGAAGCAGATCACCTGTGGGGGCAACCCCGAGGCTGAGGCCTGCGCCACCTGCGGCTACGCCTACAGGGAACTACCG TGTTGGGAGACTCGGCTAGGGCAGGAGATGTACAAGCTGCTGCTGTTTGACCTGCTGACCTGCCTGGCCGTGCCTCTGCTGGTTCAGTTCCCACGCAA ACTCCTGGGCAGTATGTGTGGGGGTCCTCTGGGCCGGCTGTTGGGAACCCTGGAGTTCCAAGTCCCCGACGAAGTATTGGGGCTGGTGTACGGCCAGACACTTGTCTGGGTTGGTGGCTTCTACTGCCCCCTCCTGGCGCTGCTCAATACAGCCAAGTTCCTACTCCTCTTCTACCTAAAGAGG TTTACTCTCTTCACCTTCTTCTCACCGGCTTCTCGCACCTTCCGGGCCTCCACAGCGAACTTCTTCTTCCCACTGGTGCTGCTCCTGGGCTTGGCCCTGTCCGCTGTCCCTGTGCTCTATGGCATTTTCGT GATCCCACCGTCCAAGCTGTGTGGCCCCTTCCAGGGTCAAGTAAACATTTGGGCTTCAATACCTAATGCCATCCAGGGCCTGTCTCAGGGGGTCCgagattttcttttctccctgggGACCCTCAGCTTCGCTGTCCCTCTGATGCTGGCGTCCAG CATTCTGATGGTCTACACCTTAACGCTGGCCAGCTCCTACGGCCGCCTGGTCTCCACGCTGAAGGGACACATCAAGATG gagAGCGAGAGTAAAGTGCTGTTGGCCAAGAGGATTGTGGAGCTCGGCGGGAAGAACCACGACCTCCACTGA
- the TMC4 gene encoding transmembrane channel-like protein 4 isoform X1, which produces MNGGGGAEIRGSLRGHVGQGPQMALSPLLCPLEPLYPLSSPPSGPSLPALLSQLPSSATVRYRGPGIPPWGAPEPCLEQSGQGHQARGKAAPATSPEEPPESQALRELPWPMEAKRYLWKRQGDRPTKQVVGMRGSKGALLLGRAWAPLAGIPKMLEPWRTTLMKIGGEWGPGTSGPPAGPGPGPTDVPLFPPGQYGAGTESYFRLLRFLLGLNILGALFQGALTLLPLFLLGPLPQPPSPGVSQPCGSYDPRPGGLVDYPTLLTNLLSGEGHLEWSPLFYGFYPVQLRGGTFQLPLAYLLSTFVSGLLCLLLILRRWDGGRALFPRAPGPRSPSHKPPAALSPADSTPRSVSGLKQTLLSESGALTSYSHRIFSAWDFRLQGAGPAELRRRALRYELQVTGGTAERAGPWTGPTSRGREELGTELRARGETNSPGLDRADSRRSVLPPGQVELEEAAARKSAEARSRGQWAALWGARTLLNLLMLALLGAAFYGIYWATDPDGRLQNDRVVQEVPILKLLVAYLPSIFMSGANLILPPVLGLLTGLEGYTRSRQVQLILLRTVFLRLASLVVLLGSLWKQITCGGNPEAEACATCGYAYRELPCWETRLGQEMYKLLLFDLLTCLAVPLLVQFPRKLLGSMCGGPLGRLLGTLEFQVPDEVLGLVYGQTLVWVGGFYCPLLALLNTAKFLLLFYLKRFTLFTFFSPASRTFRASTANFFFPLVLLLGLALSAVPVLYGIFVIPPSKLCGPFQGQVNIWASIPNAIQGLSQGVRDFLFSLGTLSFAVPLMLASSILMVYTLTLASSYGRLVSTLKGHIKMESESKVLLAKRIVELGGKNHDLH; this is translated from the exons ATGAACGGGGGAGGGGGTGCAGAGATACGTGGGTCCCTGAGGGGGCACGTGGGCCAAGGCCCCCAGATggccctctctcccctcctgtgTCCCCTTGAGCCTCTCTACCCTTTGTCCTCCCCACCCTCAGGCCCATCCCTGCCAGCCCTCCTTAGCCAGCTCCCCAGCTCAGCCACAGTGAGATACCGGGGACCCGGGATACCTCCCTGGGGAGCCCCAGAGCCATGTCTGGAGCAGAGCGGGCAGGGCCACCAAGCACGGGGAAAAGCTGCCCCAGCAACGTCCCCAGAAGAGCCCCCGGAATCCCAGGCCCTTCGGGAGCTGCCCTGGCCCATGGAGGCCAAACGCTATCTATG GAAGCGTCAAGGGGACAGGCCGACCAAGCAGGTGGTGGGCATGAGAGGATCCAAGGGGGCCCTGCTCCTGGGCCGAGCTTGGGCTCCTTTGGCTGGAATCCCAAAGATGCTAGAACCCTGGAGGACCACCCTGATGAAGATTGGGGGTGAGTGGGGCCCAGGGACATCGGGGCCCCCTGCAGGGCCTGGACCGGGGCCCACTGACgtccccctcttccctccaggCCAGTACGGGGCAGGCACCGAGTCCTACTTCAGACTACTTCGCTTCCTGCTGGGCCTGAACATTCTGGGGGCCTTGTTCCAAGGAGCTCTGACCCTGCTGCCTCTCTTCCTGTTGggtcccctcccccagcccccctcTCCTGGGGTCTCTCAGCCTTGTGGCTCCTATGACCCTCGGCCTGGGGGCCTGGTGGACTACCCCACCCTCCTCACCAACCTGCTCTCTGGAGAG GGTCACCTGGAGTGGTCCCCCCTCTTCTATGGCTTCTACCCAGTGCAGCTGAGAGGTGGCACCTTCCAGCTGCCCCTCGCCTACCTGTTGTCCACATTTGTGTCGGGCCTCCTGTGCCTTCTTCTGATCCTCCGCAGGTGGGATGGCGGGAGGGCTCTATTTCCCAGGGCCCCTGGGCCCAGAAGCCCCTCCCACAAACCTCCGGCAGCTCTGAGCCCCGCTGACTCCACCCCCAGGTCGGTATCAGGCCTCAAGCAGACCCTGCTCAGCGAATCCGGGGCTCTCACCAGCTACAGCCACCGGATCTTCTCCGCCTGGGACTTCAGGCTCCAGGGCGCCGGCCCGGCGGAGCTCCGCAGGCGAGCGCTCCGCTACGAGCTGCAGGTAACCGGGGGGACGGCAGAGAGAGCAGGACCATGGACAGGGCCCACCAGCCGAGGGCGGGAGGAGCTCGGAACGGAGCTGAGAGCGCGCGGGGAGACAAACTCCCCGGGACTGGACCGGGCAGACTCACGGCGGTCTGTTCTCCCGCCTGGCCAGGTGGAACTGGAGGAGGCCGCAGCGAGGAAGAGCGCGGAGGCCCGGAGCCGGGGGCAGTGGGCTGCGCTGTGGGGGGCTCGGACCCTCCTTAACCTGCTTATGCTGGCCTTGCTCGGGGCAGCCTTCTACGGGATCTACTGGGCCACGGACCCCGACGGGAGGCTGCAG AACGACCGTGTGGTCCAGGAAGTCCCCATTCTGAAGCTGCTGGTCGCCTATCTGCCGTCCATCTTCATGTCCGGTGCTAACCTGATCCTGCCGCCCGTCTTGGGCCTTCTCACCGGCCTCGAGGGCTACACTCGGAGCCGCCAGGTCCAGCTCATCCTCCTCAG gaCCGTGTTTCTCCGGCTGGCCTCGCTCGTGGTCCTGCTCGGGTCCCTCTGGAAGCAGATCACCTGTGGGGGCAACCCCGAGGCTGAGGCCTGCGCCACCTGCGGCTACGCCTACAGGGAACTACCG TGTTGGGAGACTCGGCTAGGGCAGGAGATGTACAAGCTGCTGCTGTTTGACCTGCTGACCTGCCTGGCCGTGCCTCTGCTGGTTCAGTTCCCACGCAA ACTCCTGGGCAGTATGTGTGGGGGTCCTCTGGGCCGGCTGTTGGGAACCCTGGAGTTCCAAGTCCCCGACGAAGTATTGGGGCTGGTGTACGGCCAGACACTTGTCTGGGTTGGTGGCTTCTACTGCCCCCTCCTGGCGCTGCTCAATACAGCCAAGTTCCTACTCCTCTTCTACCTAAAGAGG TTTACTCTCTTCACCTTCTTCTCACCGGCTTCTCGCACCTTCCGGGCCTCCACAGCGAACTTCTTCTTCCCACTGGTGCTGCTCCTGGGCTTGGCCCTGTCCGCTGTCCCTGTGCTCTATGGCATTTTCGT GATCCCACCGTCCAAGCTGTGTGGCCCCTTCCAGGGTCAAGTAAACATTTGGGCTTCAATACCTAATGCCATCCAGGGCCTGTCTCAGGGGGTCCgagattttcttttctccctgggGACCCTCAGCTTCGCTGTCCCTCTGATGCTGGCGTCCAG CATTCTGATGGTCTACACCTTAACGCTGGCCAGCTCCTACGGCCGCCTGGTCTCCACGCTGAAGGGACACATCAAGATG gagAGCGAGAGTAAAGTGCTGTTGGCCAAGAGGATTGTGGAGCTCGGCGGGAAGAACCACGACCTCCACTGA
- the TMC4 gene encoding transmembrane channel-like protein 4 isoform X3 yields the protein MNGGGGAEIRGSLRGHVGQGPQMALSPLLCPLEPLYPLSSPPSGPSLPALLSQLPSSATVRYRGPGIPPWGAPEPCLEQSGQGHQARGKAAPATSPEEPPESQALRELPWPMEAKRYLWKRQGDRPTKQVVGMRGSKGALLLGRAWAPLAGIPKMLEPWRTTLMKIGGQYGAGTESYFRLLRFLLGLNILGALFQGALTLLPLFLLGPLPQPPSPGVSQPCGSYDPRPGGLVDYPTLLTNLLSGEGHLEWSPLFYGFYPVQLRGGTFQLPLAYLLSTFVSGLLCLLLILRRWDGGRALFPRAPGPRSPSHKPPAALSPADSTPRSVSGLKQTLLSESGALTSYSHRIFSAWDFRLQGAGPAELRRRALRYELQVTGGTAERAGPWTGPTSRGREELGTELRARGETNSPGLDRADSRRSVLPPGQVELEEAAARKSAEARSRGQWAALWGARTLLNLLMLALLGAAFYGIYWATDPDGRLQNDRVVQEVPILKLLVAYLPSIFMSGANLILPPVLGLLTGLEGYTRSRQVQLILLRTVFLRLASLVVLLGSLWKQITCGGNPEAEACATCGYAYRELPCWETRLGQEMYKLLLFDLLTCLAVPLLVQFPRKLLGSMCGGPLGRLLGTLEFQVPDEVLGLVYGQTLVWVGGFYCPLLALLNTAKFLLLFYLKRFTLFTFFSPASRTFRASTANFFFPLVLLLGLALSAVPVLYGIFVIPPSKLCGPFQGQVNIWASIPNAIQGLSQGVRDFLFSLGTLSFAVPLMLASSILMVYTLTLASSYGRLVSTLKGHIKMESESKVLLAKRIVELGGKNHDLH from the exons ATGAACGGGGGAGGGGGTGCAGAGATACGTGGGTCCCTGAGGGGGCACGTGGGCCAAGGCCCCCAGATggccctctctcccctcctgtgTCCCCTTGAGCCTCTCTACCCTTTGTCCTCCCCACCCTCAGGCCCATCCCTGCCAGCCCTCCTTAGCCAGCTCCCCAGCTCAGCCACAGTGAGATACCGGGGACCCGGGATACCTCCCTGGGGAGCCCCAGAGCCATGTCTGGAGCAGAGCGGGCAGGGCCACCAAGCACGGGGAAAAGCTGCCCCAGCAACGTCCCCAGAAGAGCCCCCGGAATCCCAGGCCCTTCGGGAGCTGCCCTGGCCCATGGAGGCCAAACGCTATCTATG GAAGCGTCAAGGGGACAGGCCGACCAAGCAGGTGGTGGGCATGAGAGGATCCAAGGGGGCCCTGCTCCTGGGCCGAGCTTGGGCTCCTTTGGCTGGAATCCCAAAGATGCTAGAACCCTGGAGGACCACCCTGATGAAGATTGGGG gCCAGTACGGGGCAGGCACCGAGTCCTACTTCAGACTACTTCGCTTCCTGCTGGGCCTGAACATTCTGGGGGCCTTGTTCCAAGGAGCTCTGACCCTGCTGCCTCTCTTCCTGTTGggtcccctcccccagcccccctcTCCTGGGGTCTCTCAGCCTTGTGGCTCCTATGACCCTCGGCCTGGGGGCCTGGTGGACTACCCCACCCTCCTCACCAACCTGCTCTCTGGAGAG GGTCACCTGGAGTGGTCCCCCCTCTTCTATGGCTTCTACCCAGTGCAGCTGAGAGGTGGCACCTTCCAGCTGCCCCTCGCCTACCTGTTGTCCACATTTGTGTCGGGCCTCCTGTGCCTTCTTCTGATCCTCCGCAGGTGGGATGGCGGGAGGGCTCTATTTCCCAGGGCCCCTGGGCCCAGAAGCCCCTCCCACAAACCTCCGGCAGCTCTGAGCCCCGCTGACTCCACCCCCAGGTCGGTATCAGGCCTCAAGCAGACCCTGCTCAGCGAATCCGGGGCTCTCACCAGCTACAGCCACCGGATCTTCTCCGCCTGGGACTTCAGGCTCCAGGGCGCCGGCCCGGCGGAGCTCCGCAGGCGAGCGCTCCGCTACGAGCTGCAGGTAACCGGGGGGACGGCAGAGAGAGCAGGACCATGGACAGGGCCCACCAGCCGAGGGCGGGAGGAGCTCGGAACGGAGCTGAGAGCGCGCGGGGAGACAAACTCCCCGGGACTGGACCGGGCAGACTCACGGCGGTCTGTTCTCCCGCCTGGCCAGGTGGAACTGGAGGAGGCCGCAGCGAGGAAGAGCGCGGAGGCCCGGAGCCGGGGGCAGTGGGCTGCGCTGTGGGGGGCTCGGACCCTCCTTAACCTGCTTATGCTGGCCTTGCTCGGGGCAGCCTTCTACGGGATCTACTGGGCCACGGACCCCGACGGGAGGCTGCAG AACGACCGTGTGGTCCAGGAAGTCCCCATTCTGAAGCTGCTGGTCGCCTATCTGCCGTCCATCTTCATGTCCGGTGCTAACCTGATCCTGCCGCCCGTCTTGGGCCTTCTCACCGGCCTCGAGGGCTACACTCGGAGCCGCCAGGTCCAGCTCATCCTCCTCAG gaCCGTGTTTCTCCGGCTGGCCTCGCTCGTGGTCCTGCTCGGGTCCCTCTGGAAGCAGATCACCTGTGGGGGCAACCCCGAGGCTGAGGCCTGCGCCACCTGCGGCTACGCCTACAGGGAACTACCG TGTTGGGAGACTCGGCTAGGGCAGGAGATGTACAAGCTGCTGCTGTTTGACCTGCTGACCTGCCTGGCCGTGCCTCTGCTGGTTCAGTTCCCACGCAA ACTCCTGGGCAGTATGTGTGGGGGTCCTCTGGGCCGGCTGTTGGGAACCCTGGAGTTCCAAGTCCCCGACGAAGTATTGGGGCTGGTGTACGGCCAGACACTTGTCTGGGTTGGTGGCTTCTACTGCCCCCTCCTGGCGCTGCTCAATACAGCCAAGTTCCTACTCCTCTTCTACCTAAAGAGG TTTACTCTCTTCACCTTCTTCTCACCGGCTTCTCGCACCTTCCGGGCCTCCACAGCGAACTTCTTCTTCCCACTGGTGCTGCTCCTGGGCTTGGCCCTGTCCGCTGTCCCTGTGCTCTATGGCATTTTCGT GATCCCACCGTCCAAGCTGTGTGGCCCCTTCCAGGGTCAAGTAAACATTTGGGCTTCAATACCTAATGCCATCCAGGGCCTGTCTCAGGGGGTCCgagattttcttttctccctgggGACCCTCAGCTTCGCTGTCCCTCTGATGCTGGCGTCCAG CATTCTGATGGTCTACACCTTAACGCTGGCCAGCTCCTACGGCCGCCTGGTCTCCACGCTGAAGGGACACATCAAGATG gagAGCGAGAGTAAAGTGCTGTTGGCCAAGAGGATTGTGGAGCTCGGCGGGAAGAACCACGACCTCCACTGA